Proteins from one Limanda limanda chromosome 9, fLimLim1.1, whole genome shotgun sequence genomic window:
- the b3gnt5a gene encoding lactosylceramide 1,3-N-acetyl-beta-D-glucosaminyltransferase A produces the protein MIMHFRRIHKFKCVQLMTTCLVLCMVMVSWEDLDHHVVSHMRSYTYRYLVNSYDFLNSSFSIASKHHHGQDGSDSVDWSLGRYPYLLNHPGKCKGDGNGWEDVLLLLFVKSSPENFEQRQAIRETWGNESFLLSELRANVKVVFALGMHPHIKRRTRVQIALQQEDQAYRDLIQQNFADTFHNLTAKLILQFHWCHEYCPQARFLMSADDDIFIHMPNLVKYLRQLMSSQSGARHLWVGHVHRGSPPNRRKDSKYFVPYDLYPWPSYPDYTAGAGYVVSGDVAAKIYHATLMLKSSIYIDDVFMGICANVMGVSPKEHVHISGEGKAPYHPCIYDNMITSHGHATDVRSLWQATIDATVYRGFKGNLYCTAVRAMLLCLPYYQTTYPCMAAFT, from the coding sequence ATGATAATGCATTTTCGTCGCATCCACAAGTTCAAGTGCGTACAGCTGATGACCACATGCCTGGTACTGTGTATGGTGATGGTCTCCTGGGAGGACCTGGACCACCATGTAGTCAGCCACATGAGATCCTATACGTACCGCTATCTGGTCAACAGCTATGACTTTCTCAATTCATCATTCAGCATCGCTTCCAAACATCACCATGGTCAGGATGGTTCTGACAGTGTGGATTGGAGTTTAGGGAGGTATCCATACCTCCTTAACCACCCAGGTAAATGTAAAGGTGATGGAAATGGCTGGGAGGATGTCCTCTTGCTTCTGTTCGTGAAATCATCACCAGAGAACTTTGAGCAGCGTCAGGCTATCAGGGAGACATGGGGAAATGAGAGCTTCCTTTTGTCAGAACTAAGGGCAAACGTGAAGGTGGTGTTTGCCCTCGGCATGCACCCGCATATCAAGCGGAGAACAAGAGTTCAGATTGCACTGCAGCAGGAAGACCAAGCCTATAGAGACCTGATTCAACAAAACTTTGCGGACACATTCCACAACCTGACTGCCAAACTGATCCTGCAGTTCCACTGGTGCCATGAGTACTGTCCTCAAGCACGGTTTTTAATGTCTGCGGACGATGATATCTTTATTCACATGCCCAATTTGGTTAAGTACTTGAGGCAGCTCATGAGTAGCCAGTCAGGGGCTAGACATCTATGGGTTGGACATGTACATAGAGGATCCCCTCCAAACCGCCGTAAAGACAGCAAGTATTTTGTTCCCTATGATCTGTACCCCTGGCCTTCTTATCCAGACTACACAGCTGGAGCAGGATATGTAGTTTCAGGGGATGTGGCCGCTAAAATCTACCATGCAACTCTGATGTTGAAATCCTCCATCTACATCGATGATGTTTTCATGGGAATTTGTGCCAATGTCATGGGGGTTTCTCCCAAGGAgcatgtgcacatttcagggGAGGGCAAGGCTCCATACCACCCCTGCATCTATGATAACATGATCACATCACACGGTCACGCTACAGACGTGCGCTCACTGTGGCAAGCAACAATAGATGCTACAGTGTACAGAGGATTTAAGGGTAATCTGTACTGCACAGCAGTGAGAGCGATGCTGCTCTGTCTGCCATATTATCAGACCACATACCCCTGTATGGCTGCTTTTACATAA